A single region of the Thermoleophilum album genome encodes:
- a CDS encoding methionyl-tRNA formyltransferase — translation MSLRAIFMAKHKRSAARALEWLVERGVEVRAVVCPADPGDALDAQRVDLVAERYGLALSDDRSLYERIAAGDPELQDVDLVLSFLFWRRIERPLIELPRLYCLNFHPAPLPELRGLGGYNVAILEGYREYGVSCHHVAETIDTGDIVRVVRFPIDPDTETALSLDLRSQEELLALFRSVIDEVIAGHELPRIPQGEGRYVDRAAFEQLRVVRPGDDIERKIRAFWYPPYPGAVIELEGRRFTLVDEGRLRELAAIYRRAGWVP, via the coding sequence GTGAGCCTGCGCGCGATCTTCATGGCCAAACACAAGCGCTCCGCGGCGCGCGCGCTGGAATGGCTCGTCGAACGCGGCGTCGAGGTGCGCGCCGTCGTCTGCCCCGCCGACCCCGGCGACGCCCTCGACGCGCAACGCGTCGACCTCGTGGCTGAGCGCTACGGCCTCGCGCTCAGCGACGATCGGTCCTTGTACGAGCGCATCGCTGCTGGCGACCCGGAGCTGCAAGACGTCGACCTCGTGCTGTCTTTCCTCTTTTGGCGGCGCATCGAACGGCCGCTGATCGAGCTGCCGCGCCTTTACTGCCTCAACTTCCATCCCGCCCCGCTTCCCGAACTGCGTGGCCTCGGCGGCTACAACGTCGCGATCCTCGAGGGCTACCGCGAGTACGGCGTCTCGTGCCACCACGTGGCCGAGACGATCGACACCGGCGACATCGTTCGCGTGGTTCGTTTCCCGATCGATCCCGACACCGAAACGGCGCTATCGCTCGACCTACGTAGCCAGGAAGAGCTGCTCGCGCTTTTCCGCTCGGTGATCGACGAGGTCATCGCGGGGCACGAGTTGCCGCGCATCCCGCAAGGGGAGGGGCGCTACGTCGACCGGGCCGCGTTCGAGCAACTGCGCGTCGTCCGTCCTGGCGACGACATCGAGCGCAAGATCCGGGCGTTCTGGTATCCGCCCTACCCCGGAGCAGTGATCGAACTCGAAGGGCGGCGTTTCACACTTGTCGACGAGGGGCGTTTGCGCGAA